Genomic window (Daucus carota subsp. sativus chromosome 5, DH1 v3.0, whole genome shotgun sequence):
TCTTCACTCATCCTCTTAATTTGCATTTCCAAGCAAGACGCCAAAATCTCTTCTTGTACTTTGTAAAAGATTGTCCGTGTAAACAAGTCAGCAGCATCATCTTCAAGAAACCATCTTGACAAAGTATTTGGTTTGCCTGAGTTGACTCATGACCTAGCCGTTCAGTCTCATTCCGCTGCCTATGCATTGCACTCTCAAAACGTAACCAGAATTCACATAATGTATCACCTTGTCTGTGAAACTGTCCAAAGAAGAAATTTTCACTTTCGGACCTTGAAGTAGTTCCCATCAAGCCAAACATAGAATTGTCCCTGAAATATGAAGGAATCCAAGACTTCCTTATTTCATACATATCAGCCAACCATTTATTATCTTCCaaattaaattcttttataACTGATTGCCATCcattttcaaattcttcaaTTTCCAAATTTGACGACCATATgtactttttcattttttccatGAAATCTGTTTCTTTACACAATCGATTGACAACCTGcaattttataaacaaatacATAAATCAAATGGCTACTATAATATGAACGTAATTGAAATAAAATGtaacaaaaaacataaataactaCCTTGATTGGAAATTTTTGCATAATATGCCACATACAAAGGCGATGTTTACTCGGAATCAAATCATTATCTCCACAAAATGAAACCGACACAGCTACTTTCATTGCTGGACACTGATCAGTAATAAACACAACGGGATTTCGTCCCATAGCTTTGACAAATTGTTTAAAAGCCCAATTATAATGACAAATATCTTCTTTTGATAACAAACAAGCAGCAAATGTGACACATCTATCATGTTTGTCAACACCAGTAAAAGgagcaaaaatcatattatacctGCAAAACATAACACATAAAAACAGTAAACTACAAAATCACTTATATAAAAGGGTAGTATCACTAACATACATAGTGCATATCACTAAAGAATACACCACATATtactaaaaaaaacaaactataCATGAGTCTCTGTGAAGCCAATAATAGACAATTGCTCCTAACTTaaacataaacatcatcaaataAAAAGGAAATAGTATACATGAGTCTCTGTAATTATATAGTGACCAGATgacatattatattacaatagcAGATACACAGCATCAAATGTTACAATAGCAGATACAATAGCATAGTATAGTCtttaatattcaatataaacttACTTGTTTGTATCAAATGACACAGCATCGCCATAAATTTCAAAGTTTCTCCTCCCAACTGCATCAGCCCAGAAAAGCATAGTTAAGTGACCCTCAGCATCAACTTCATGagcaaaataaaatgatttgGATGTCTCCTGCATTATTCTAAACTCGTCAATCAACATCTGGCCATCCCTCTCTCCAACAAACTCATTTAAATCCCTGTCAAAATTCCTAAAATCGCGTAATGTAGCACCAACATTAGCATAGCCACCAGTCATTTCCTTGACCAAACTAAACGTCTTGCTGCAACCAATATTAACCTTTGCAGCATCAAATACTATACTCCTCAAACCAACTGTCATCTCTCTACTAGCCCTCAGAAATTGCCTACTAGTTTCACTCTCCGACGTATGATTGTGAAGTTCTACAAGCCAAACATAGAATTGAAGTAATTTTCACTTTTGGACCTTGAAGTAGTTCTCATCAAGCTAAACATAGAATTGTCCCTGAAATATGAAGGAATCCAAGACTTCCTTATTTCATACATATCTGCCAACCATTTATTATCTTCCaaattaaattcttttataACTGATTGCCATCCATTTCCAAATTCTTCAATTTCCAAATTTGACGACCATATgtactttttcattttttccatGAAATCTGTTTCTTTACACAATCGATTGCCAACCTGcaattttataaacaaatacATAAATCAGATGGCTACTATAATATGAACGTAATTGAAATAAAATGTAACAAAAAACAGAAATAACTACCTTGATTGGAAATTTTTGCATAATATG
Coding sequences:
- the LOC108221366 gene encoding protein FAR-RED IMPAIRED RESPONSE 1-like, whose translation is MTVGLRSIVFDAAKVNIGCSKTFSLVKEMTGGYANVGATLRDFRNFDRDLNEFVGERDGQMLIDEFRIMQETSKSFYFAHEVDAEGHLTMLFWADAVGRRNFEIYGDAVSFDTNKYNMIFAPFTGVDKHDRCVTFAACLLSKEDICHYNWAFKQFVKAMGRNPVVFITDQCPAMKVAVSVSFCGDNDLIPSKHRLCMWHIMQKFPIKVVNRLCKETDFMEKMKKYIWSSNLEIEEFENGWQSVIKEFNLEDNKWLADMYEIRKSWIPSYFRDNSMFGLMGTTSRSESENFFFGQFHRQGKPNTLSRWFLEDDAADLFTRTIFYKVQEEILASCLEMQIKRMSEEVDGVTQLDIKDVKVKDKLFKVAVSKTHAVCSCKKFVMCGILCRHAFCGLKQIGVIKFPRSLVLNRWMKIVECGTLSQSVAAGVQMDKLDYVRKIIKQISSDLENSGGDGADFSKRDHIAAMVGEQPVGDVSILVPNVCKNKENYFKRLISEREREKALNKANKRIRRCKECSGTNHDSRTCPRKKTGSTDARAENQS